From the genome of Cinclus cinclus chromosome 12, bCinCin1.1, whole genome shotgun sequence, one region includes:
- the LOC134048937 gene encoding urocortin-3-like codes for MALLDTLRGRMLLSFLLVLGAPTRAWKGPSRERLLPAPQAVDGGKLTRQETTSNNKMVPDVSKMRSNDDGSGAGSHLDTASLPLLEGSERQALPWLMSPATNRAAPRKKGRKMSLSLDVNTHLLEILLDLAREKELQAKAAANAELMARLGRRR; via the coding sequence GCACTCCTGGACACGCTGCGAGGAAGGAtgctgctctccttcctgctgGTCCTCGGGGCACCAACGAGAGCCTGGAAGGGACCGAGCCGTGAGcggctcctgccagccccccaAGCTGTGGATGGAGGGAAGCTGACGAGGCAGGAAACCACCAGCAATAACAAGATGGTGCCAGATGTGTCCAAAATGAGGAGCAATGACGATGGCTCTGGAGCAGGGTCTCATCTGGACACAGCCAGCCTACCACTGCTAGAGGGATCAGAAAGACAAGCACTGCCTTGGCTGATGAGCCCAGCCACcaacagagctgctcccaggaaaaaGGGGAGGAAGATGTCCCTGTCACTCGATGTCAACACTCACTTACTGGAAATCCTGCTCGACCTGGCCAGAGAGAAGGAACTGCAGGCCAAGGCAGCTGCCAATGCTGAGCTGATGGCTCGCCTGGGGCGCAGGAGATGA